In the Paenibacillus sp. J23TS9 genome, CAAGAAGTCACCCTGCGGAGCATGGGACTGAATAACGATGGCAGAATTGAAACATGTCCTTCGCCCTGAACCTCAAGCATTGAAGTGCTTTGCGGACCCCGGCCGCTTGCTGCCAGGGTTTGATACAGTTCCTTCGCATCGCTAATCATGTGAGGCTTTTCAAAGCTCCCCACACTCAGATGCAGCTCAATATCCGTCTTTTCAAGCTCTAAATCTTCTTTTGCATTTTCCCATAGATTAAGCAGCATATGGTTTTTCCACCATACCGATGGACTTGCCGCAAAATAACGACGATATGCGGCGGGCCGCGTAAACAGGGTATATAAGGTCAGGAAACCGCCTAGAGAATGGCCGAAAAGGGATTGTCTGGAACGGTTAACAGGATAAGCTTCCTCCACGGCAGGCTTCAGTTCATACTCCATAAAGTCAAGAAACGCTTCCACTCCTCCTGTATGAGGCCAAGCGGAACCATCAGGTCTTGCAGGCAGCTCATCCTCATCCGCATACACGGTATAATCATAAAACCGCTCCTTTGTTACAATGGGCTCGGAGGAATCATAGCCAATGCCGACAATGACAGCAGGCGGGATGCCATGCGGACCTCTTGACTGCAGTCTGATAGCCTCCGCGAGCGAGCCGAAGGAAGCATTCGCGTCCAGCGTATAAAGAACAGGGAAGCCTCCTTCCGGCGGGGAACCCATGGGTTCAGCGATGAAAATACGGTATTCGCGTCCCGTCAGGCCCGACTTCATGCTCCACATAAGCGTTCCGGGGATTTGTGCTGCTCCCAAACGGGTTAAAGCCGGCTTTGGATCGTTTGGTTCCTTCTTGAACAGCCACTTCAGCGACTCCGGAAACTGCTTTACCATAAAAAGCGGATCATGCGTACCCTCCTGATCTATATCCAGCTTCAACCGGCTTGCCTGCATCCCCTTTTCGAGCCATAACCGATGAGCTTCCCTCGTATTCTCTACCATGCATCTCTGCCGATTCTTTTTATAAATGCCTTCATTGCTTCCAACAGACATGTAAACACGCTGCTGATCTTCCATTCCCTTATGCTCCCGAATAAAATCCATAACGCCCTCATACCAGAAGGATGCCGATACCAGGCCGATGCGGCCAAAGGTTTCCGGACGCCAGCACCCTGCGAAGAATGCGATCAGGCCACCGAATGAGCCACCGATGATGGCGGTTGTTTCCGCCTGCCCTTTCGTACGGTAGCGGCTGTCGATATAGGGCTTAAGCACATCCGCGACTTCATCCGCATAGGCCCGTCCCTCTCCGCCAAAAGGCGGATAACTTTCCACTAGTGCAGCAGCAGGCCATGGCGTATATTCGTCATTCCGTGCATCAGATACGACACCAACCAGAATAATCTCCTCCAACTGGCCGGATGCATACAAATGCTCCAGATAATTAGCACAATCGGTAAAAAGATCCCCGCCATCCTGGACATACGCGACTGGAAAACGGCGCTCTGATTCCTCATAGGATGGCGGCAAATAGAGAATCAACTTCCGATCACCAACCGTAAGCTGCTGATATCGAATCATATATTACTCCCCCTGTTGAACCTTTCTGCTTACGCTCGCGAGCGGATCAGCAGAAAAACAAAATATGGTACGCCGATAATGGACACGACAATGCCAACAGCCAGTTCAGCTGGGGCAAATAGGGTTTTCCCGATAAAATCGCCAACTAGCACCATGATCATACCGACAACACCGCTGACCGGGATGATATGAATATGCCGTAAACCTACAAGCCGTCTGGCCAGATGAGGAGCGATTAAGCCGATAAAAGCGATGCTGCCGGATACGGCGACACTGGCACTGACCAGACCGACGCTGCATAGCAGAAATATATTTTTTTCCCGTTCTACCGACATGCCCAGGCTCTTCTGGCTTTCACTGCTTAGCTGAAACAGATCAAGCACATGGGAACGCATGCAAATCAACGGTAAAAGCAGCAGCCACGGCAGCATCGTAACAACAAATTTCCAGTTGGCGCTGTGCAGACTCCCAGCGAGCCATACGACAGCCATCTCATAATCGCTCGGATTCATCTTTAGAGAAATGTACACGGTGAGGGCTCCAAAGCCCGAGGCGATGGCGATACCTACCAAAATCAAGCGCTGGGGATCGAGCTTGCCTCCCTCGTTGGCGAACATATAAATGGCAGTCGTCGCCGCCAGACCGCCAGCCACGCCAAATATAGGCATCATCATCACTCCAAGCCAGCCCGTGGCGGTGATGCTCCCTTGGAATAAAAACATGAACAGCACGACGGACAGCCCAGCTCCTGCATTGACGCCCAATATTCCAGGATCTGCGAGCCCGTTTCTTGTTACGCCTTGGATGATTGCCCCTGCAATTCCCAGAGCAAAGCCAACAAGTCCGCCAAGTACGATCCGGGGGAGACGGAATTCGAATACCACCAGATCATGTTCCGGCTGGGGATGAATCCTTAGCAGCGTTTTGATAACATCGAGCACCGACATGTCAAACGTCCCGTTCGTTAAGCTGAGATAGACGGCAGCTGCGGCAAGAAACAGTCCCGAGACCGTGACCGTCCAGAATCGTCCATGGGATATTTTACTCACGCTGTGCACCCCCTCTTGTTCGGATGAGATACAAGAAGAAAGGAACGCCGATCAAGGACGTGACCACACCCACAGGCGTTTCGAACGGGTAATTGATAAAGCGCGCCACAATATCACACAGCGCAAGAAAGATCCCGCCCAGCACACCAGACACCGGAATGATCCAGCGGTAATCCGAGCCTGAACAAAAACGGGCAATATGCGGAATAATCAGACCTACAAAGGCCACCTTACCGGCGAGGGCCACGGAGACTCCTGTCAGCAGGACGACAGCCAAAATAGCCAAAGCCTTGGTCAGCCAGGTACGAATTCCTAGTCCTCTGGCAACCTCTTCGCCCAGCGACAATGCCGAGATGGATTTCGATATCACCAGAGCCAGCGTCAAGCCGACAATGGCAAATGGAATACTTAATCGGATAAGCTCGGGATCCATTTGATGCAGCCGGGCGTTATACCAAAAGCTGATATTTTGCGAAACCTGATAATAGGTTGCTATCCCATGCGCCGTCCCGCTGAGAAAAGTACCAATAATGGAACCTAGAATAGCCAGCTTTACAGGACTTAACCCGTTCGGAATACACCAAGCCAATCCAAAGACCACAGCTGCACCGAAGGCAGAACCAATCAGCGAGCTGATAATATACATATTCGGATTCACGTTCGGTAGAAATACCATACATATCGTTACGGCAAAAATAGATCCGTCTGACACGCCCATAATGGACGGTGAAGCCAAATAATTACGTGTCATGCCCTGCATTAAAGCTCCAGAGACCGCGAGAAATGCACCTATCAGCATTGCACCAACTGCACGCGGCAGACGCGAGGACATAATAATCTGGTGATCCACATTATCCGGATTGAAAGCAAAAATAGAGTTCCAGACTTCGCCGGCCGTGATACTTTTGGCACCATACAAAATCGAAGCAAGAATTAGTAACACAATGGCTGCCGGGGCTATTCCAAGAATAACCGCCGGCAGCGTACGTTTAAGCTGCATAATCAACACGCCTTATATTGAACTCGTTGTTTATTTCTACTCCGTAAGTTTAGCCGCTGCTGCTTTCAGAAACTCAATTTTGCTGAATGCGGTTCCGCCTTGCATGAGCGGATCAACCACATTCACAAAAGCTTTACCGTTTTTGAATGCGTTCAGGCTCTTGATTATCGGGTCCTTTTGGAAATCTTCAAGCGCATTGGGTGTATCTTTATTTTCATCAGGCAAGGATTGAATGAACAGAACATCCGGATTCAACTCGGCGATTTTCTCCTTCGAGATCAGCTCCTGGGCTTTAGCGGCTTTGACTTCAGCAGGTGCAGTAAGTCCAAGATCCTCGTAGAGCACCGGGTTGAAGAATACCTTTTCCGGATATATGTAGAGCTCACCGGCGCGAATCCGTATCGCAAGAACCTTCTTATCCTTCAAGGTATCGCCAATTTGGGCTTTGGTTGCTTCCAAATCCGATTTATACTTTGCAATTTCCTGTTCCGCCTGCTCCTGCTTTCCACTGAGCTCTCCCAGCAGTCTCAGATTCGCTTCCCAATTGGTTGACACATGGGAATACGGGATGGTCGGCGCAATTTTTTTGGTCTTCTCAATCACTTCAGGCTTAAACTTGGTTGAACTCAGAATTACATCCGGCTTGAGCGATAGAATGGTTTCGAAATTCGGCTCCATTTTTTCACCGACGGATTTGGCATTCTTGGTGATGGACTCGAACAGCGGCGGGAATTTACCGGAAAACGTGATGGCTCCGACCGGATTCACATCAAGGACAATCGAATCCTCCATGGCTTCAACAGCACCTGTAATAACGATACGTTCTATATGGGAAGGAAGCGTGTATTCCTGATCCAGGTATTTCACAACTCTTGTATCTGATGAGGCTGGTGGCTCCTCCGATTTTTCAGCAGACTTTCCTTCTGTGGCTGTTTGATTCGTGCTTGTCGACGCAGCAGGCTCTGATGATGGATTCTCTTTCCCGCAAGCTGACAAAATCACCGCAAGCATTAAAAACACCCCTGTTAAAAGCTTCATTCTTTTCATTTCTCTCTGATTTCTCCCTTCGACGGTTCCCACTTTAATTGATAATGATTATCATTATTGATAGTAAAGGAGGATGGTCAAATACACCATGGACAATTCCCCGATTTCTCATGGACTTTTTCCGGTTAACAGCGCAGCCGCTGACTCTGCCATTTGCTCCATAGCAACGGGAGAGTACTCGCGCCACGGATAGGAAGTAATGAGATGCAATCCGCCCTTCTTAACCGCAGGCAATGACAGCCATTCCGGCGAGGATGACAGGCTTTTCCAAAATGCTAAAGTCTCCGAATCCTGCCTGACTAAGACCAGAATATGCTCCGCCTCCATCTTCCCGAGATCCTCCACGGTTAAACGGGAAAGCTCGGACACATCTTCCGGAAGGGAGAGCATAATGCAGCCCAGCAGCTTGCTTAGCACTTCATTAACCGCGCGGCTGTTATTTAGAGCGAGTCGGTTTTCATAAACACGTGCGGCTATGAGTCTGGGATGCTGTATATGCCGGGAGACATGCTGGTGCAGCAATTTCATTTTCCGGGAAAAGAACTTCAGCCATTGTTCCGCTTCCTCCGTTCTATCCAGCCATCCGGCGAGCGCTCTGAGTTCATCTTCCCAGTTCTCCGTTTCAAGCGAGAGCTCGTATACGGGTGCAATTTGTTTGAGCCTTTCCTTCTCCCAGGACTCCAGCTCTTTCATGCATATAATCCGTTCCGGCTGTGCCGCAGCGAGCTTGTCCAGATTGGCTGCTTTATTGTGATTCTGGCGGTAAGCATCCAGATGCACGGGAATTTCAGGCCCAAGCGAGTGGTACTCTGCAGACCATTTAGGATGAAGGGGAGCAGCATAAGGGATGATTTGTAGAGGCGTAAGATACCCAAGCAGTGAGGTGGAGCCGTACAGGGCTATTCTATTGGTTCTCTTCTTGATATAGGCCGAGGGAGACAGGCCAAATTCCTTCTTAAACTTTCTACTGAAATAGAACTCATCTTTATACCCCACCAAATGCGCGATTTCCTTAAGCAGGGTTTCCGAGCCCAGCATCAGTTGCTTGGCTTTGTTCATCCTTACGTATCCCAAATAGTCTACAACACTGCGGCCATAGGTCTTCTTGAACATATCCGCAAAATAGTTCGAACTGAAATCGGCCACCTCTGCCAGCTGGTCTATCGTGAGGTCCTCGCTGTAATGCTCTTCCAGAAATATTTTGGCACGTTCCAATGCCTGAATTTTATCGTTTTTAGAATCGCTGCTGCTTTCCGCTATGAGCTCAAACAGCAGTTCCTGAAAATCGAGCTGGGCACGCCAACGTTTAATATCATCAACATGATGAAACTCCTTGTAAACCTTGCGGCAGATCGAATGAAGTCTTTCCGCAGAACTTAACACCGTCCCTTCTTCCCGGATCATCCATGCACCCGTCTCGACTTCAAGAAGCCTTTCTCTCTGTAAAAGATCTGCATGATAGAAACTGAAATTAAAAACTGCGACGGATACTGGCTCCGAGCCGTATCCGCTCACTCCGAATGTTCTTCCTCCAGGACATAAATACACGCAGCCCTCGCCCATCCGTATGATCCGATCTCCCAGTTCAAGATCAGCTTCTCCCTTCAGAAGTATAATCAAGGCACTCTGCACGGCCAGCTGATGTGCGAGGCGCAGCCCCATCTCATGAAAGAACTCCACATTCCATAGCCTGGCAGTCAAATTATGCAGCTTCACACTGCTTTCATGTATCATTAATCAATGTACCGCCTTTTATTGAGAATGGTTATCATTATCATATAGTAGCTATCATATCATAATCGTCCTGCCCTGAGATGAAAAGTTATACATTGGAAACCATGTTTTATTTCCTACTATATAAATAAAACAGCCCGTCCGGAATGGCATCAGGCTGTCTATAAAACAAAAAGAAGCACCCGCTTTCGCGAATGCTTCTTTTTAGTATGCGGTAGAGAGGACTCGAACCTCCACGGGCATACGCCCACTACCCCCTCAAGATAGCGTGTCTGCCATTCCACCACTACCGCATGTATAAGGGAAATTTCCTGAAATAAAACTGGTGAGCCATGAAGGACTCGAACCTTCGACACCCTGATTAAAAGTCAGGTGCTCTACCAACTGAGCTAATGGCTCTCGCTGACTCACTAGGATGTGTGCCATAAGTATAAATGGTGACCCGTAGGGGATACTCTCTCTTCGTTCGAGACTGCGATGCAGTGCTAACGAAGTTCCTGCTCCGACGAACCCTTGTGGGCTCTCATCCCCCATCGAAGCTGCAATATAAATGGTGACCCGTAGGGGATTCGAACCCCTGTTACCTCCGTGAAAGGGAGGTGTCTTAACCCCTTGACCAACGGGCCATATCAACAAAGCGTGACAACAAAAATTATCTTACCAGAATTTTTGGGACATGACAAGTACTTTTTTTGATTTATTCCTCTTACCTGCAAAGCGTTATTTTTTTTCAAATGGCACTCAGACCAATTTTGACTAAACGATCGGCGCAATGATATTTAAATAACAGTCTTTTTCAAGTACCAACAGTTTTCTTCATCTGTATCGCAGAAACGAGATACACAATAAGAACTGCACCAAAGAGGTTCCAAATACTCGGTATTGACACGATTGATAGATAAAGACCAAAAGGCAAAGACCAAACAAACACAATAAACATTAAGATTCGATTTTTCAAAAACGAAGTTACAATGCCAACAAAAGCGGGAAGAATCAACATTATATAAATGACATTAATCGTTCTAATATTCGGTGGTGTAGTTGAATATGGATTCCAATACAAAAAAACAGCACTCAAAATAATGCATCCGATGGAAGCAACTAAGCCGAGAAAAGAACTTTTCATTGAAAGACCTCCCTACTTAATATTAAGCAAATCATCTCCGACTAAAGTTTAACATAGCCTTTCTAATACAAATGCATAAGTTTGACGCTGCCAAGGCATCTTATGATTGGCTTTACACATAAAAAGGATTGAACCGGATCCTGCCTAAAAAACAAATAAAGGAGAATTATACTTATGGCTAAACCCGATGACCGTTCCGACAACGCGGAGAAAATCCAAGACTCGATCAGCAACACTCGCGAAAACATTCAGGAAACGAATCATTACCTGGATGAGCATGCAGATGAAATCTCCGGACAAGAACAGCAAAATCTTGAGCATAAAAATGCTAAACGCGAAAAAGCAATCGAAGGTTTTGAGGAAGAATACCAGGACGAAAAGTAAGGTGGACTCAAAGCCCCTCTCTTCCCTGTTCAAGAAGCTCCCAACCGGTAACGGTGGGAGCTTCTTGAAGATGTATATCCAAACGGAGATATGACCGGCTTCAAAATCCAAAAAAGAGGGGATGCATTTGCCGTTCCCCGTCTCCCCTCCTTTACTCCACTGGAAACTCCCAGGAGGGATTCCAGACGATTTCCCACAAATGCCCATCAGGGTCCTGAAAATAGCCTGAGTACCCTCCCCAGAACGTATCATGTGCCGGGGAGGTGATCGTGGCTCCTGCCAGACGCGCCTGTTCCATCACTTGGTCGACCGCCGCTTTGCTGGCGACGTTGTGGCCGATCGTAAACTCCGCACTGCTCGGTGCGGTACTCACGATGTTAGCATCGTGGATAAGGTCGCCCCTTTTCCAGATAGCCAGCTTTATGCCGGCCTGAAAGTCAAAGAACGCGACGGCGCCGTGCTCAAATTCTGTTCCGATAATGCCTTCCGTGGGCAGCCCCAGGCCATCCCGGTAAAAGATCAGCGCTCTTTCCAAATCGTCTACCCCCAGGGTCAAGACGGATATACTTGGATTCATAATGAAATATCCTCCTTTAATGAATATTTGGTTATAGGCACAAAAAAATGCACCTCGCAAATCGATCCAATGAGCACATGCCAATCGTGTGTATTAACCATTGATCATCTTAAGAGATGCATTTTAATTAGAAAGTTTTGCTGTGCCTGCGGTAAGTAACAAGTATGTAAAGAGATAAGTTGACCACAAGAATTCACGACAGCCTATGCCAAGGAATACAATCACCGCGGATATTCTCATAACGGCTTGGAATCCTTTGAATTCTACAGGATGACCTATGATTTTTTAACAATTTTATAAGTAAGGAAGTGTAACTTTCAATATGGCTAGGCTGATAAAGACGGCAAATAGCAC is a window encoding:
- a CDS encoding alpha/beta hydrolase, which translates into the protein MIRYQQLTVGDRKLILYLPPSYEESERRFPVAYVQDGGDLFTDCANYLEHLYASGQLEEIILVGVVSDARNDEYTPWPAAALVESYPPFGGEGRAYADEVADVLKPYIDSRYRTKGQAETTAIIGGSFGGLIAFFAGCWRPETFGRIGLVSASFWYEGVMDFIREHKGMEDQQRVYMSVGSNEGIYKKNRQRCMVENTREAHRLWLEKGMQASRLKLDIDQEGTHDPLFMVKQFPESLKWLFKKEPNDPKPALTRLGAAQIPGTLMWSMKSGLTGREYRIFIAEPMGSPPEGGFPVLYTLDANASFGSLAEAIRLQSRGPHGIPPAVIVGIGYDSSEPIVTKERFYDYTVYADEDELPARPDGSAWPHTGGVEAFLDFMEYELKPAVEEAYPVNRSRQSLFGHSLGGFLTLYTLFTRPAAYRRYFAASPSVWWKNHMLLNLWENAKEDLELEKTDIELHLSVGSFEKPHMISDAKELYQTLAASGRGPQSTSMLEVQGEGHVSILPSLFSPMLRRVTS
- a CDS encoding iron ABC transporter permease, which codes for MSKISHGRFWTVTVSGLFLAAAAVYLSLTNGTFDMSVLDVIKTLLRIHPQPEHDLVVFEFRLPRIVLGGLVGFALGIAGAIIQGVTRNGLADPGILGVNAGAGLSVVLFMFLFQGSITATGWLGVMMMPIFGVAGGLAATTAIYMFANEGGKLDPQRLILVGIAIASGFGALTVYISLKMNPSDYEMAVVWLAGSLHSANWKFVVTMLPWLLLLPLICMRSHVLDLFQLSSESQKSLGMSVEREKNIFLLCSVGLVSASVAVSGSIAFIGLIAPHLARRLVGLRHIHIIPVSGVVGMIMVLVGDFIGKTLFAPAELAVGIVVSIIGVPYFVFLLIRSRA
- a CDS encoding iron ABC transporter permease; the protein is MQLKRTLPAVILGIAPAAIVLLILASILYGAKSITAGEVWNSIFAFNPDNVDHQIIMSSRLPRAVGAMLIGAFLAVSGALMQGMTRNYLASPSIMGVSDGSIFAVTICMVFLPNVNPNMYIISSLIGSAFGAAVVFGLAWCIPNGLSPVKLAILGSIIGTFLSGTAHGIATYYQVSQNISFWYNARLHQMDPELIRLSIPFAIVGLTLALVISKSISALSLGEEVARGLGIRTWLTKALAILAVVLLTGVSVALAGKVAFVGLIIPHIARFCSGSDYRWIIPVSGVLGGIFLALCDIVARFINYPFETPVGVVTSLIGVPFFLYLIRTRGGAQRE
- a CDS encoding ABC transporter substrate-binding protein; the encoded protein is MKRMKLLTGVFLMLAVILSACGKENPSSEPAASTSTNQTATEGKSAEKSEEPPASSDTRVVKYLDQEYTLPSHIERIVITGAVEAMEDSIVLDVNPVGAITFSGKFPPLFESITKNAKSVGEKMEPNFETILSLKPDVILSSTKFKPEVIEKTKKIAPTIPYSHVSTNWEANLRLLGELSGKQEQAEQEIAKYKSDLEATKAQIGDTLKDKKVLAIRIRAGELYIYPEKVFFNPVLYEDLGLTAPAEVKAAKAQELISKEKIAELNPDVLFIQSLPDENKDTPNALEDFQKDPIIKSLNAFKNGKAFVNVVDPLMQGGTAFSKIEFLKAAAAKLTE
- a CDS encoding AraC family transcriptional regulator encodes the protein MIHESSVKLHNLTARLWNVEFFHEMGLRLAHQLAVQSALIILLKGEADLELGDRIIRMGEGCVYLCPGGRTFGVSGYGSEPVSVAVFNFSFYHADLLQRERLLEVETGAWMIREEGTVLSSAERLHSICRKVYKEFHHVDDIKRWRAQLDFQELLFELIAESSSDSKNDKIQALERAKIFLEEHYSEDLTIDQLAEVADFSSNYFADMFKKTYGRSVVDYLGYVRMNKAKQLMLGSETLLKEIAHLVGYKDEFYFSRKFKKEFGLSPSAYIKKRTNRIALYGSTSLLGYLTPLQIIPYAAPLHPKWSAEYHSLGPEIPVHLDAYRQNHNKAANLDKLAAAQPERIICMKELESWEKERLKQIAPVYELSLETENWEDELRALAGWLDRTEEAEQWLKFFSRKMKLLHQHVSRHIQHPRLIAARVYENRLALNNSRAVNEVLSKLLGCIMLSLPEDVSELSRLTVEDLGKMEAEHILVLVRQDSETLAFWKSLSSSPEWLSLPAVKKGGLHLITSYPWREYSPVAMEQMAESAAALLTGKSP
- the tlp gene encoding small acid-soluble spore protein Tlp; the encoded protein is MAKPDDRSDNAEKIQDSISNTRENIQETNHYLDEHADEISGQEQQNLEHKNAKREKAIEGFEEEYQDEK
- a CDS encoding VOC family protein; amino-acid sequence: MNPSISVLTLGVDDLERALIFYRDGLGLPTEGIIGTEFEHGAVAFFDFQAGIKLAIWKRGDLIHDANIVSTAPSSAEFTIGHNVASKAAVDQVMEQARLAGATITSPAHDTFWGGYSGYFQDPDGHLWEIVWNPSWEFPVE